One Microcebus murinus isolate Inina chromosome 7, M.murinus_Inina_mat1.0, whole genome shotgun sequence genomic region harbors:
- the BOP1 gene encoding ribosome biogenesis protein BOP1 isoform X2, producing the protein MAGELGSWRVEATAGCGMKRRPESEQDPEPQLEEAGPPYQRTEVVRVQSGNEYAEDSSDEEDIRNTVGNVPLEWYEDFPHVGYDLDGRRIYKPLRTRDELDQFLDKMDDPDYWRTVQDRMTGHDLKLTDQQVALVRRLQRGQFGDESFDPYEPAVDFFSGDIMIHPVTNRPADKRSFIPSLVEKEKVSRMVHAIKMGWIQPRRPRDPTPSFYDLWAQEDPHAVLGRHKMHVPAPKLALPGHAESYNPPPEFLLSEKERSAWEQEEPGERKPSFLPRRFPSLRAVPAYSRFIQERFERCLDLYLCPRQRKMRVNVDPDDLIPRLPRPRDLQPFPTCQALVYRGHSNLVRCLSVSPGGQWLASGSDDGSLRLWEVVTARCVRIVPVGGVVRSVAWNPNPTICLVAAAVEDAVLLLNPALGDRLVVSSTDQLLSAFELPQEPAMQPACWLEASEEERQGGLRLRICHGKPVMQVTWHGRGDYLAAVLATPGHTQVLIHQLSRRRSQTPFRRSHGQVQCVAFHPSRPFLFVASQRSVRLYHLLRQELTKKLMPNCKWVSSLAVHPAGDNIICGSYDSKLVWFDLDLSTKPYKVLRHHKKALRAVAFHPRYPLFASGSDDGSVIVCHGMVYNDLLQNPLLVPVKVLKGHALTRDLGVLDVAFHPSQPWIFSSGADGTIRLFS; encoded by the exons GACATCCGGAACACAGTGGGCAATGTGCCCCTGGAGTGGTACGAGGACTTCCCCCATGTGGGCTATGACCTGGATGGCAGGCGCATCTACAAGCCTCTGCGGACCCGGGATGAACTGGACCAATTTCTGGACAAGATGGATGACCCTGACTACTG GCGTACTGTGCAGGACCGGATGACAGGGCATGACCTGAAACTGACCGACCAGCAGGTGGCCCTGGTGCGGCGGCTGCAAAGGGGCCAGTTTGGGGACGAGAGCTTTGATCCGTATGAG CCAGCTGTGGACTTCTTCAGTGGGGACATCATGATTCACCCGGTGACCAACCGCCCAGCCGACAAGCGCAGCTTTATCCCATCCCTGGTGGAGAAGGAGAAG GTCTCTCGCATGGTGCATGCCATCAAGATGGGCTGGATTCAACCCCGCCGGCCTCGAGACCCTACCCCCAGCTTCTATGACCTGTGGGCCCAGGAGGACCCCCACGCCGTGCTGGGGCGCCACAAGATGCACGTACCTGCTCCCaagctggccctgcctggccatgCCGAGTCCTACAATCCACCTCCCGAATTCCTGCTCAGTGAAAAGGAG CGCTCGGCGTGGGAGCAGGAGGAGCCAGGCGAGAGAAAGCCCAGCTTCCTGCCACGACGGTTCCCGAGCCTGCGGGCCGTGCCTGCATACAGCCGCTTTATCCAGGAGCGCTTTGAGCGCTGCCTCGATCTGTACCTGTGCCCACGACAGCGCAAGATGAGG GTGAATGTGGACCCCGATGACCTCATCCCCAGACTGCCACGGCCTCGGGACCTGCAGCCTTTCCCCACGTGCCAGGCCCTG GTCTACAGGGGCCACAGCAACCTCGTCCGCTGCCTCAGTGTCTCCCCAGGGGGCCAGTGGTTGGCTTCAG GCTCAGATGACGGCTCCTTGCGGCTGTGGGAGGTTGTCACTGCCCGCTGTGTGAGGATTGTGCCCGTGGGGGGCGTGGTGAGGAGTGTCGCCTGGAACCCCAATCCCACTATCTGCCTGGTGGCTGCAGCTGT GGAGGATGCAGTGCTGCTGCTGAATCCCGCCCTGGGAGACCGGCTGGTAGTGAGCAGCACGGATCAGCTGCTGAGTGCCTTTGAGTTGCCCCAGGAGCCCGCCATGCAGCCCGCCTGCTGGCTGGAGGCCTCGGAGGAGGAGCGCCAGGGGGGCCTGCGGCTGCGCATCTGCCATGGCAAG CCAGTAATGCAGGTGACCTGGCACGGGCGTGGGGACTACTTGGCTGCAGTACTGGCCACCCCAGGCCACACCCAGGTGCTGATCCACCAGCTGAGCCGGCGCCGCAGCCAGACCCCATTCCGCCGCAGCCACGGACAGGTGCAGTGTGTAGCCTTTCACCCTTCTCGGCCCTTCCTGTTTGTGGCCTCCCAGCGCAGTGTCCGCCTTTACCACCTGCTGCGCCAAGAGCTCACCAAGAAGCTGATGCCCAACTGCAAGTGGGTGTCCAGCCTCGCTGTGCACCCTGCTG GTGACAACATCATCTGTGGGAGCTATGACAGCAAGCTGGTGTGGTTCGATCTGGATCTCTCTACCAAGCCGTATAAGGTGCTGAG GCACCACAAGAAGGCCTTGCGGGCTGTGGCCTTCCACCCCCGGTACCCACTCTTTGCATCTGGCTCAGATGACGGCAGTGTCATTGTCTGCCACGGCATGGTGTACAA CGATCTGCTGCAGAACCCACTGCTAGTGCCCGTCAAGGTGCTGAAGGGGCATGCGCTGACCCGAGACCTGGGTGTGCTGGATGTCGCCTTCCACCCCTCCCAGCCATGGATCTTCTCTTCGGGGGCCGACGGGACCATCCGTCTCTTCAGCTAG